The Candidatus Caldatribacterium sp. genome includes a window with the following:
- a CDS encoding tryptophan synthase subunit alpha — protein sequence VTVKTEVDFQALEERITYVKNRVSVLVLPGFGIHRPEQATHVATYADGVIVGSALLEYIIEHKDKRDFMEGFARLVRAYRKALDGDPGYAF from the coding sequence GTGTAACGGTGAAGACGGAGGTCGATTTTCAGGCCCTCGAGGAACGGATTACATACGTTAAAAACCGTGTCTCCGTCCTTGTTCTTCCCGGGTTTGGCATTCACCGTCCAGAGCAGGCAACACACGTTGCTACTTACGCTGATGGAGTCATTGTCGGCTCAGCCCTTTTGGAGTACATTATAGAACACAAGGATAAGAGGGATTTTATGGAAGGTTTTGCTCGTCTTGTTCGAGCGTACCGAAAGGCCCTGGACGGAGATCCCGGGTATGCATTTTGA
- a CDS encoding polyphenol oxidase family protein, protein MHFEERESTLVLRFANLSGFPHLEHFFVTRRTPYDVRTEEGRKVISHLFGIGPIFVPYQVHGTDFLVFDDEVWYNASCRVADAVLVRRRGFYCGVLVADCVPLLLFAPESEVVALVHAGWRGIARGIHRRVLQAMRERFSVSPSRLVGGVGPAIGPCCFEVGEEVAKIFAAQGKGAWVRWQKEKAFVDLKGIVVADLLSEGVREENLEVSSFCTFCEESLFYSFRRDRTEKRCLLVAGLRG, encoded by the coding sequence ATGCATTTTGAGGAACGAGAGAGCACACTTGTCCTTCGCTTTGCGAATCTTTCTGGTTTTCCCCATCTTGAACATTTCTTCGTAACCCGCCGTACTCCCTACGATGTTCGAACCGAGGAAGGACGGAAGGTAATTTCCCACCTCTTTGGGATTGGTCCCATTTTTGTGCCCTACCAGGTTCATGGTACAGATTTTCTCGTTTTTGATGATGAGGTATGGTACAATGCTTCTTGCCGTGTGGCGGATGCAGTGCTTGTGAGACGAAGGGGCTTCTACTGTGGCGTACTCGTTGCCGATTGCGTGCCTCTACTCTTGTTTGCTCCAGAAAGTGAAGTTGTGGCCCTTGTACATGCCGGCTGGAGAGGCATTGCTCGGGGAATCCACCGCAGAGTCCTGCAAGCCATGCGGGAGCGTTTTTCTGTTAGTCCGTCTCGACTTGTTGGAGGTGTGGGGCCAGCGATTGGTCCTTGCTGCTTCGAGGTAGGAGAAGAGGTTGCAAAGATCTTTGCAGCCCAGGGTAAAGGGGCATGGGTTCGGTGGCAAAAGGAAAAAGCCTTTGTGGACCTCAAAGGTATTGTGGTGGCGGATCTTTTGAGCGAGGGGGTAAGGGAGGAGAATCTTGAAGTGAGTTCTTTTTGCACCTTCTGTGAGGAAAGCCTCTTCTACTCTTTCCGCCGGGATCGCACTGAGAAGAGGTGTCTTCTTGTTGCTGGGCTAAGGGGGTGA
- the speD gene encoding adenosylmethionine decarboxylase encodes MHAETVARHLLVEIVGSKLLNDARLVENFFRDLAAAYGKEVLALHVYQFEPYGLSGLLVMPESHVAIHTWPEYGYAALDIFLGTSCDPRTSVPLIERYFEPQDIKIVELERGVGKGDGTLVRPELH; translated from the coding sequence TTGCATGCGGAAACGGTGGCGAGGCATCTTCTTGTAGAGATCGTGGGGTCAAAGCTTCTCAACGATGCGAGGTTAGTTGAGAATTTTTTTCGGGATCTCGCAGCAGCATATGGGAAAGAAGTGCTTGCTCTCCATGTGTACCAGTTTGAGCCCTACGGGCTGAGCGGTCTTCTCGTGATGCCGGAGTCACACGTTGCTATCCATACTTGGCCTGAGTACGGGTATGCAGCACTGGACATTTTTCTCGGTACGTCCTGTGATCCCAGAACCAGTGTGCCCCTTATTGAGCGGTACTTCGAGCCTCAGGATATTAAGATCGTAGAGCTTGAGAGAGGAGTGGGAAAAGGGGATGGAACTCTGGTACGTCCAGAACTACATTGA